A genomic stretch from Flavobacterium nitratireducens includes:
- the tgt gene encoding tRNA guanosine(34) transglycosylase Tgt: MKFDLLQKDPLSKARAGSITTDHGVIETPIFMPVGTVASVKGVHQRELKNDINPDIILGNTYHLYLRPQTKILEEAGGLHKFMNWDRNILTDSGGYQVYSLSNSRKIKEEGVKFKSHIDGSYHTFTPENVMEIQRTIGADIIMAFDECTPYPCDYNYAKRSMHMTHRWLDRCINHLEKVPVKYGYDQAFFPIVQGSTYKDLRRQSAEYIANSGQVGNAIGGLSVGEPAEEMYAMTEVVTEILPEDKPRYLMGVGTPINILENIALGIDMFDCVMPTRNARNGMLFTANGTINIKNKKWENDFSPIDEMGITFVDTEYTKAYLRHLFAANEFLGKQIATIHNLGFYMWLVREARKHILAGDFRPWKEMMVKNMSQRL, from the coding sequence ATGAAGTTTGATTTATTACAAAAAGACCCACTTTCTAAAGCCAGAGCAGGAAGTATTACCACAGATCACGGTGTAATTGAAACGCCTATTTTTATGCCAGTGGGCACCGTTGCTTCGGTAAAAGGAGTGCACCAAAGAGAATTAAAAAATGATATTAATCCAGATATTATTCTAGGGAATACGTATCATTTGTATTTACGTCCGCAGACTAAAATTTTAGAGGAAGCAGGCGGATTGCATAAATTCATGAACTGGGATCGTAATATTTTGACTGATTCAGGAGGTTATCAAGTGTATTCGCTTTCTAATAGCCGAAAAATTAAGGAAGAAGGAGTAAAGTTTAAATCGCATATTGATGGTTCCTATCACACTTTTACGCCAGAGAATGTAATGGAAATTCAGCGCACAATTGGGGCTGATATTATCATGGCCTTTGACGAGTGTACACCTTATCCATGTGATTACAATTATGCAAAGCGTTCGATGCACATGACGCACCGATGGTTGGATCGTTGTATTAATCATTTAGAAAAAGTACCCGTGAAATATGGTTATGACCAAGCTTTTTTTCCTATCGTTCAAGGAAGTACTTATAAAGATTTAAGACGTCAGTCGGCAGAATATATTGCTAATTCAGGTCAAGTCGGAAATGCTATTGGAGGTCTTTCTGTAGGAGAACCAGCCGAAGAAATGTATGCTATGACTGAAGTGGTTACAGAAATTTTACCAGAAGACAAACCTCGTTACTTGATGGGAGTGGGTACACCAATTAATATTTTAGAGAATATTGCTCTAGGAATTGATATGTTTGATTGTGTAATGCCTACACGTAATGCCCGTAACGGAATGTTATTTACTGCTAATGGTACCATTAATATCAAAAATAAAAAATGGGAAAATGATTTTTCGCCAATTGATGAAATGGGAATTACATTTGTAGATACAGAATATACTAAGGCTTATTTGCGTCATCTTTTTGCTGCAAATGAATTTTTAGGAAAGCAAATTGCCACCATTCACAATTTAGGTTTTTATATGTGGCTAGTTCGCGAGGCAAGAAAACATATCTTAGCTGGTGATTTTAGACCATGGAAAGAAATGATGGTGAAAAATATGAGTCAACGGTTGTAA
- the dnaB gene encoding replicative DNA helicase encodes MENFKNVKPVKVDKSTIINLEKGKLPPQAVDLEEAVLGAMMIDKKGVDDVIDILQPDAFYKDAHRHIFEAIVQLFTETQPIDLLTVSAQLKKNGKLDVAGGDFYLIQLTQKISSSAHIEFHSRIILQKFIQRSLIRISNEIIEESYDETTDVFDLLDKAESKLYEVTQGNIKRSSETAQSLVLQAKKKIEEISKKEGLSGVETGFTNLDKLTSGWQPSDLIIIAARPAMGKTAFVLSMARNMAIDYGHGVAIFSLEMASVQLITRLISSETGLSSEKLRTGKLEPHEWTMLSTKVKDLEKAPLFIDDTPSLSIFDLRAKARRLASQHGIKIIIIDYLQLMTAGGNQKGGGNREQEISTISRNLKALAKELNVPVIALSQLSRAVETRGSSKRPLLSDLRESGAIEQDADIVSFLYRPEYYKIEEWDDDEAAPTAGQAEIMIAKHRNGGIENVRLKFLGHLGKFDNLDDYNSGYDDDLPSSMNQDDNSFITKNLPSPHEAFGSNLNDDDDDDMPF; translated from the coding sequence ATGGAAAATTTCAAAAATGTAAAACCGGTTAAGGTCGATAAATCTACAATAATAAACCTGGAAAAAGGGAAGTTACCTCCGCAAGCTGTTGATTTAGAGGAAGCTGTGCTTGGAGCAATGATGATTGATAAAAAAGGAGTAGATGATGTAATTGATATTCTACAACCAGATGCATTTTACAAAGATGCTCATAGACATATTTTTGAGGCTATTGTTCAATTGTTTACAGAAACACAACCAATTGACTTATTAACTGTTTCTGCCCAATTGAAGAAGAATGGAAAATTAGATGTTGCGGGTGGTGATTTTTATTTAATTCAGCTTACACAAAAAATTTCCTCTTCTGCACATATTGAATTTCACTCAAGGATTATTCTTCAGAAATTTATCCAACGAAGTTTGATTCGAATTTCAAACGAAATTATTGAAGAATCTTATGATGAAACTACTGATGTATTTGATTTATTAGATAAAGCGGAATCTAAATTATATGAAGTAACTCAGGGGAATATCAAACGTAGTTCTGAAACAGCTCAAAGTTTAGTTTTACAAGCAAAAAAGAAAATTGAAGAGATTAGTAAAAAAGAAGGTTTAAGTGGTGTTGAAACTGGGTTTACTAATTTGGATAAATTAACTTCAGGATGGCAACCAAGTGACTTGATTATTATTGCTGCGCGACCTGCGATGGGTAAAACCGCATTTGTATTGTCAATGGCTCGAAATATGGCTATCGATTACGGTCATGGTGTGGCTATTTTTTCACTAGAGATGGCGTCAGTTCAGTTAATTACTCGTTTGATTTCTTCCGAAACAGGTTTGTCTTCTGAAAAATTACGTACTGGTAAATTAGAACCGCATGAGTGGACTATGTTAAGTACCAAAGTTAAAGATTTAGAAAAAGCACCATTGTTTATTGATGATACTCCTTCGCTTTCTATCTTTGATTTAAGAGCAAAAGCCAGACGTTTAGCTTCGCAACATGGAATTAAGATAATTATTATAGATTATTTGCAGTTGATGACAGCGGGTGGAAATCAAAAAGGAGGAGGGAACCGTGAGCAGGAAATATCTACAATTTCTCGAAACCTAAAAGCTTTAGCCAAAGAATTAAATGTGCCTGTAATTGCACTTTCACAATTATCGCGTGCTGTAGAAACTCGTGGTTCAAGTAAAAGGCCGTTATTATCTGACTTACGTGAATCGGGAGCTATTGAGCAAGATGCTGATATTGTATCGTTTTTGTATCGTCCAGAGTACTATAAAATTGAGGAATGGGATGATGATGAGGCTGCTCCAACAGCTGGTCAAGCCGAAATTATGATTGCAAAACACCGTAATGGAGGAATTGAAAACGTTCGTTTAAAATTCTTAGGACATTTAGGAAAGTTTGATAATTTAGATGATTATAATAGCGGATATGATGATGATTTACCGTCTTCTATGAATCAAGACGATAATTCGTTTATTACTAAAAATTTACCATCTCCTCATGAGGCTTTTGGAAGTAATTTAAATGACGATGATGATGATGATATGCCGTTTTAA
- a CDS encoding protein adenylyltransferase SelO — MKLNIQDTFNKELPADPITENYVRQVEQACFSFVTPTQTANPEIIHISPEMLENLGLSSDDALSEEFKKIFTGNLVLANTQPYAMCYGGHQFGNWAGQLGDGRAINLTEIVHNDKRWAIQLKGAGKTPYSRTADGLAVLRSSIREYLCSEAMFHLGVPTTRALSLALSGDEVLRDVLYNGNPAYEKGAIVSRIAPSFLRFGNYQILAVRNDIETLKTLVNYTIKHFYLEIEEPSKENYLKFFKKVAENSLEMVIHWQRVGFVHGVMNTDNMSILGLTIDYGPYGWLEGYDYGWTPNTTDSQHKRYRYGNQPNIVLWNLYQLANALYPLIEETEGLEQVLADFGTNFENKYLDMMRSKIGLFTQDENDQKLIQELENNLHLTETDMTIFYRNLSRFQKEKPEQGITIIQDAFYSSIEEFPKITEAWTKWFEKYSLRLQLEKETDTERAEKMNLVNPKYVLRNYMAQLAIDAADKGDYSLINELFNLLKNPYSEQEDQKKWFAKRPDWARNKVGCSMLSCSS, encoded by the coding sequence ATGAAACTCAACATCCAAGATACCTTCAACAAAGAACTACCCGCCGACCCAATTACAGAAAACTACGTTCGTCAAGTCGAGCAGGCTTGTTTTTCATTTGTTACCCCAACACAAACTGCTAATCCTGAAATTATTCATATTTCTCCTGAGATGCTGGAAAATTTAGGATTATCTTCAGATGATGCTTTATCAGAGGAATTCAAAAAAATATTCACTGGAAACCTAGTTTTAGCCAATACTCAACCTTATGCGATGTGCTACGGCGGACATCAATTTGGCAACTGGGCCGGACAATTAGGCGATGGTCGCGCAATAAATTTAACCGAGATTGTTCACAATGATAAACGCTGGGCAATCCAACTTAAAGGAGCTGGAAAAACTCCCTATTCCAGAACTGCCGATGGTTTAGCCGTTTTGCGTTCTTCGATACGGGAATATTTATGCAGCGAAGCCATGTTTCATCTTGGCGTTCCTACTACCAGAGCTTTATCTCTGGCTTTATCAGGCGATGAAGTTTTAAGAGACGTACTATACAATGGTAATCCTGCATACGAAAAAGGAGCCATTGTTAGTCGCATTGCACCTAGTTTTTTACGTTTTGGAAACTACCAAATCCTAGCGGTTCGCAATGATATTGAAACTTTAAAAACATTGGTTAACTATACCATAAAACATTTCTATCTCGAAATTGAAGAACCATCCAAAGAAAATTATTTGAAATTTTTCAAAAAAGTGGCCGAAAATAGCCTTGAAATGGTCATTCACTGGCAACGCGTGGGTTTTGTACACGGCGTAATGAACACCGATAATATGTCTATTCTAGGCTTGACTATTGATTATGGTCCTTATGGCTGGCTGGAAGGTTACGATTATGGCTGGACTCCTAATACTACCGACTCCCAACACAAACGTTACCGTTATGGAAACCAACCCAATATAGTACTTTGGAATTTGTACCAATTAGCGAATGCTTTATATCCATTAATCGAAGAAACAGAAGGATTAGAGCAAGTTTTAGCTGATTTTGGTACTAATTTCGAAAACAAGTATTTAGACATGATGCGTTCTAAAATTGGCCTTTTCACTCAAGATGAAAACGATCAAAAACTCATTCAGGAATTAGAGAACAATTTGCATTTGACGGAAACTGACATGACAATTTTCTATAGAAACCTAAGTCGTTTCCAAAAAGAAAAACCAGAACAAGGTATCACGATTATTCAGGATGCTTTTTATAGTTCCATCGAAGAATTTCCTAAAATTACGGAAGCTTGGACAAAATGGTTTGAAAAATACAGCCTTCGTTTGCAATTAGAAAAAGAAACAGATACCGAACGTGCTGAAAAAATGAATCTTGTTAATCCAAAATATGTGCTTCGTAATTACATGGCGCAACTTGCTATTGATGCAGCCGACAAAGGAGATTACAGCCTGATTAACGAACTTTTCAATTTACTTAAAAATCCATATTCTGAACAAGAAGACCAGAAAAAATGGTTCGCTAAACGTCCTGATTGGGCAAGAAACAAAGTAGGTTGTTCGATGTTGTCGTGTAGTTCTTAA
- a CDS encoding asparagine synthetase B, with translation MLFRKIAFLTFVLVSFSVKASFILLPMDETTQQNHLKAYGITYWCLEKKYKASWLLNYRGGSFLLPDAPEIRKECQIRGVSFELISDAEQQSILDEIASPSQNMEYVILEKVPKIAVYTPKGKQPWDDAVTLVLTYAEIPFTAIYDEEVLSDQLVLYDWLHLHHEDFTGQYGKFYGSYRNAPWYIEQKKEAENLVQKLGFSKVSQEKGAVAKKIRDFVVGGGFMFAMCSATDSFDIALAADNIDICESMFDGDPSSPNYQSQLNYGNSFAFKDFILERRPDRYEFSDIDMTEKRVVPMEKDYFTIMEFSAKWDPIPSMLCQNHTQLIKGFMGQTTSFDANLIKTNVLNLGSCELNGEVRYIHGQKGKGMFSFYGGHDPEDYQHKVGDAPTVLDLHPNSPGYRLILNNVLFPAARKKKQKT, from the coding sequence ATGCTTTTTAGAAAAATAGCTTTTTTAACTTTTGTTTTAGTTTCTTTCTCAGTGAAAGCTTCTTTTATTTTGTTGCCAATGGATGAAACTACGCAGCAAAATCACTTAAAAGCATACGGAATCACCTATTGGTGTTTAGAAAAAAAGTATAAAGCTAGTTGGCTGCTCAATTATCGTGGAGGTTCCTTTTTATTACCTGATGCTCCTGAAATTCGAAAAGAATGTCAGATTAGAGGTGTGAGTTTTGAACTGATTTCAGATGCTGAACAACAATCTATTTTAGACGAAATAGCAAGTCCTTCTCAAAATATGGAGTATGTTATTTTGGAAAAAGTCCCCAAAATAGCTGTTTATACTCCTAAAGGCAAACAGCCCTGGGACGATGCAGTTACACTGGTATTAACTTATGCCGAAATTCCTTTTACGGCAATTTATGATGAAGAAGTTTTAAGTGACCAATTAGTACTCTATGATTGGTTGCATTTACATCATGAAGATTTTACTGGTCAATATGGTAAATTTTATGGTTCCTATCGAAATGCTCCCTGGTATATCGAACAAAAAAAAGAGGCTGAAAACTTAGTTCAGAAATTAGGGTTTTCAAAAGTATCTCAAGAAAAAGGGGCTGTTGCAAAAAAAATTAGAGATTTTGTAGTAGGCGGAGGCTTTATGTTTGCAATGTGTTCTGCAACTGATAGTTTTGATATTGCTTTAGCTGCTGATAATATCGATATATGTGAATCGATGTTTGATGGTGACCCAAGTTCTCCTAATTACCAATCTCAACTTAATTATGGTAATTCTTTTGCTTTTAAAGATTTTATTTTAGAACGTAGACCAGATCGTTATGAGTTTTCTGATATTGATATGACCGAAAAAAGGGTTGTGCCGATGGAAAAAGATTATTTCACCATAATGGAATTTTCGGCCAAATGGGATCCAATTCCGAGTATGTTATGTCAAAATCATACGCAGCTTATTAAAGGTTTTATGGGGCAAACCACTTCTTTTGATGCAAATCTAATTAAAACTAATGTTCTTAATCTTGGAAGCTGTGAGCTAAATGGAGAAGTACGTTATATTCATGGACAAAAAGGAAAAGGGATGTTTAGCTTTTATGGAGGTCATGACCCTGAAGATTACCAACATAAAGTAGGAGATGCTCCCACAGTTTTAGATTTGCATCCTAATTCACCAGGGTATCGCCTGATTTTGAATAATGTATTATTTCCGGCTGCCAGAAAGAAAAAACAAAAGACTTAA
- a CDS encoding acetyl-CoA carboxylase carboxyltransferase subunit alpha — MEYLDFELPIKELEEQLEKCQIIGQESDVDVTATCNQINDKLIETKKKIYENLTAWQRVQLSRHPSRPYTLDHIRGLCGDTFLELHGDRGFKDDKAMVGGLGKIGGQSFMIIGQQKGYNTKTRQYRNFGMANPEGYRKALRLMKMAEKFGIPVVTLIDTPGAYPGLEAEERGQGEAIARNIYEMVLLKVPIISIIVGEGASGGALGIGVGDRVYMLENTWYSVISPESCSSILWKSWEYKEKAAEALKLTSADMKKQELVDDVIPEPLGGAHYDRETTFKTVEEYILKGYNELKDLSTAELIAQRMDKYTKMGEFKE; from the coding sequence ATGGAATATTTAGATTTTGAGCTTCCAATAAAAGAACTAGAAGAGCAATTAGAAAAATGCCAAATTATTGGACAAGAATCAGATGTTGATGTGACTGCTACATGTAATCAGATTAATGATAAATTAATTGAAACCAAAAAGAAGATTTACGAAAATCTAACCGCTTGGCAACGTGTACAATTATCAAGGCATCCAAGTCGTCCTTATACTTTGGATCATATAAGAGGTCTTTGCGGTGATACTTTTTTAGAGCTTCATGGAGATCGAGGTTTCAAGGATGATAAAGCGATGGTAGGTGGTTTAGGGAAAATTGGCGGTCAATCTTTTATGATTATTGGTCAACAAAAAGGATACAATACTAAAACACGTCAATATAGAAATTTCGGGATGGCTAATCCTGAAGGATATCGTAAAGCTTTACGATTGATGAAAATGGCAGAAAAGTTTGGAATTCCAGTAGTGACTTTAATTGATACTCCAGGAGCATACCCAGGATTAGAAGCTGAAGAGCGTGGACAAGGTGAAGCTATTGCAAGAAATATTTACGAAATGGTTTTGCTTAAAGTGCCTATTATCTCTATCATTGTAGGTGAAGGTGCTTCGGGTGGAGCTTTGGGAATTGGAGTAGGAGACCGCGTTTATATGTTAGAAAACACTTGGTATTCTGTAATTTCACCAGAATCTTGTTCTTCAATTTTATGGAAAAGCTGGGAATACAAAGAGAAAGCTGCGGAAGCTTTAAAGTTGACTTCTGCCGACATGAAAAAACAAGAATTAGTGGATGATGTAATTCCAGAACCACTAGGAGGTGCTCACTATGATAGAGAAACTACTTTTAAAACAGTTGAAGAATATATCTTGAAAGGATACAATGAATTGAAAGATTTATCAACAGCTGAATTAATTGCTCAGAGAATGGATAAATACACTAAAATGGGGGAGTTTAAAGAATAA
- a CDS encoding tetratricopeptide repeat-containing sensor histidine kinase — protein MQKREPIDVSKDKKQVDKYYQLANNYYDNNKYDSAFYYSNKIRLDINPKLELKKYATNMFIIVASQQMKGDYAGAENSIVEALNSFERINTKKYKYKFYNLLAYNHMSQKNYSEARFYYKKTATYYLDKRRKLLSVINIGHTYKEEKQYKKALNILLPLLKDQTIQNHTYYKAGILNDIGYCYFKLGNTIALSYLKKSLKLFSNMDSTADNNYDITANYYYLHEYYLEKDKKTALHYAKLLYQKATEYNNPDDRLLALSLLIKNTEGSESKKYALKYISLNDSITDIRQKAKNFFAKLKFDSKKEKEENIKLKTERELLTAQERNKNIITTFVITILLINTGFIYYYLIEKNKKEKLQTAYNTETRIAKKLHDELANEIYQTINFAETQDLSSPNVSEKLLENLDNIYATTRNISRENNYIETEHLFSENLKEMIASFNSKTTNIIINGLEELDWTSISKLKKITIYRVIQELLVNMKKHSKSTLVLISFKRKENKLHFNYYDNGIGIDFEKPIKKNGLQNIENRISTINGKITFEKNQNKGLKSNITIPT, from the coding sequence GTGCAAAAGAGAGAGCCTATTGATGTATCGAAAGATAAAAAACAAGTTGACAAATACTACCAACTTGCCAATAACTATTATGACAACAATAAATACGATAGCGCCTTTTATTATTCTAACAAAATAAGATTAGATATTAATCCTAAATTGGAGCTAAAAAAATATGCTACTAACATGTTTATTATTGTAGCTTCACAACAAATGAAAGGGGATTATGCTGGTGCTGAAAATTCAATTGTAGAAGCACTTAATTCTTTTGAAAGAATAAACACAAAAAAATACAAGTACAAATTCTACAACCTTTTAGCGTATAACCATATGTCTCAGAAAAATTATAGTGAAGCCCGATTTTACTACAAAAAAACAGCTACCTACTATCTTGACAAAAGAAGAAAACTACTAAGCGTGATAAATATTGGACATACTTATAAAGAAGAAAAACAATACAAGAAAGCTCTTAACATTTTACTTCCTTTATTAAAAGACCAAACAATTCAAAATCATACATATTATAAAGCAGGAATTTTAAATGATATTGGCTATTGCTATTTTAAACTCGGAAACACAATCGCATTGAGCTATCTCAAAAAATCATTAAAATTATTTTCAAACATGGATTCTACAGCAGACAATAACTATGATATAACAGCTAATTATTATTATCTACACGAATACTACTTAGAAAAGGACAAAAAAACAGCTTTACATTATGCCAAATTATTATATCAAAAAGCTACTGAATACAATAATCCCGATGACCGCTTATTAGCATTGAGTCTATTGATTAAAAACACTGAAGGAAGTGAATCTAAAAAATATGCGTTAAAATACATCTCTCTGAATGATAGTATTACCGATATTAGGCAAAAAGCTAAAAATTTCTTTGCAAAACTAAAATTCGATTCTAAAAAAGAGAAAGAAGAGAATATAAAATTAAAAACAGAACGAGAATTACTGACTGCTCAAGAGAGAAACAAAAATATTATAACAACTTTTGTTATCACTATACTATTAATAAATACAGGTTTTATTTATTATTACCTTATCGAAAAAAACAAAAAGGAGAAACTACAAACTGCCTACAATACTGAAACAAGGATTGCAAAAAAACTGCACGATGAATTGGCTAATGAAATCTATCAGACAATTAATTTTGCTGAAACACAAGATTTATCCTCACCGAATGTATCAGAAAAACTGTTAGAGAACTTAGATAACATATATGCAACTACCAGAAATATATCAAGAGAAAACAACTATATAGAAACAGAGCATCTATTTTCTGAAAACTTAAAAGAAATGATCGCTAGCTTTAATAGTAAAACAACAAATATTATAATCAATGGTTTAGAGGAACTTGATTGGACAAGTATTTCTAAATTAAAAAAAATCACCATTTATAGAGTAATTCAGGAACTTTTAGTAAACATGAAAAAACATAGTAAAAGCACACTTGTTCTTATTTCCTTTAAAAGGAAAGAAAATAAATTACACTTTAATTATTACGATAATGGTATAGGAATTGATTTTGAAAAACCTATTAAGAAAAATGGACTTCAAAATATCGAAAATAGAATTTCTACTATCAATGGAAAAATTACATTTGAGAAAAACCAAAATAAAGGATTAAAATCCAATATCACTATTCCAACATAA
- a CDS encoding LptF/LptG family permease produces MLTILDKYILKRYLATFAAMLLMFIPIGIIIDVSEKINFMIENKVPFLAIVIYYYHFTIYFANALFPIFLFLSIIWFTSKLANNTEIIAILSSGISFTRFLRPYFIGATIISIFVLLMGFYVVPVSSEGFNNFRYTYLRRDGKERMRGDNTDVYRRLNDKEFLYVSNFNPASKMAFNFALEKFEKEKMVSKITASRIRWNEKDSTYTLFDYTKRTVGKVDDKLETAAEKNVKFKFELEDLTPVVYIAETLRLDELFDFIDKEKKRGSSNINTYMVVLYKKFSVPVSAFILTIIAVAVSSMKRRGGMGMNLSIGIAVAFGFVFFDKIFGVLAEKSTFSPFVAVWFSNFIFSILAVYLLRNAKR; encoded by the coding sequence ATGTTAACAATACTAGATAAGTACATCTTAAAAAGATATTTAGCCACGTTTGCGGCTATGTTGTTGATGTTTATTCCTATTGGAATTATCATTGATGTCTCGGAGAAAATTAACTTTATGATCGAGAATAAAGTTCCATTTCTAGCCATTGTTATTTATTATTATCATTTTACCATTTATTTTGCAAATGCCTTATTTCCGATATTTCTTTTCTTATCGATAATTTGGTTTACTTCAAAATTGGCTAATAATACCGAAATTATTGCAATTTTAAGTTCAGGGATTTCGTTTACACGATTTTTAAGACCATATTTTATTGGCGCTACCATAATTTCGATTTTTGTCTTATTGATGGGATTTTATGTAGTTCCAGTGTCGAGCGAAGGTTTTAATAATTTTCGTTACACCTATCTGCGAAGAGATGGAAAAGAACGTATGAGAGGGGATAATACGGATGTGTATAGAAGACTCAACGATAAAGAGTTTTTGTATGTAAGTAATTTTAATCCAGCTTCTAAGATGGCTTTTAATTTTGCTTTGGAAAAATTTGAGAAGGAAAAAATGGTTTCCAAAATTACGGCCAGCAGAATCAGATGGAATGAAAAAGATAGTACTTACACCTTGTTTGATTATACTAAAAGGACAGTAGGTAAAGTAGATGATAAACTTGAAACCGCAGCTGAAAAAAATGTAAAATTTAAATTTGAATTAGAGGATTTAACACCGGTAGTTTACATTGCCGAGACGCTGCGTTTGGATGAATTATTCGATTTTATTGATAAAGAAAAAAAGCGTGGTTCATCTAATATAAATACCTACATGGTAGTTTTATATAAAAAATTTAGTGTTCCTGTATCGGCGTTTATTTTGACAATTATAGCCGTTGCCGTTTCTTCTATGAAAAGGCGAGGAGGTATGGGTATGAACCTTAGTATTGGTATAGCCGTAGCATTCGGATTTGTGTTTTTTGATAAAATTTTTGGAGTATTGGCTGAAAAATCTACATTTTCACCTTTTGTAGCCGTATGGTTTTCAAATTTCATTTTCAGTATACTGGCTGTTTATTTACTTCGCAATGCCAAACGATAA